The Pyrus communis chromosome 2, drPyrComm1.1, whole genome shotgun sequence genome includes a window with the following:
- the LOC137724920 gene encoding uncharacterized protein, whose protein sequence is MTNISRSPFTDEIEQAEPPREFSMSYFTSFKGDEDPERHLKNYRSAMILYQNNDDLMCKIFATTLQEYSSYRSIKKKSDHLFNVKKNTKESFRDHVKRFKVEKARIVGCNNLIARAALQKELLADHPLFEKLIMKEDLTLADFFALAEKYALWDEARQCTFKDLKKYTTSPPYYPNRKQRKTDSHV, encoded by the exons atgaccaacataagcaggtcacccttcacggATGAGATCGAGCAGGCAGAGCCTCCACGCGAGTTCAGCATGTCATATTTCACATCGTTCAAAGGGGATGAAGACCCTGAGAGACATTTAAAGAATTACCGAAGCGCAATGATCCTCTATCAAAACAACGAcgatctcatgtgcaagatattcgccaccactctacaag aatattcatcatatCGTTCGATCAAAAAGAAGTCCGACCATTTGTTTAACGTCAAGAAGAACACAAAAGAGTCGTTTCGTGACcatgtgaagaggttcaaagtagAGAAGGCAAGGATAGTTGGATGCAACAACTTAATAGCTAGAGCAGCCTTACAAAAAGAACTTCTGGCAGACCATCCgctatttgaaaaattaatcatgaaagaagatttaACTCTGGCAGACTTTTTCGCTCTAGCAGAGAAgtatgcactttgggacgaagCTCGCCAATGCACattcaaggacttgaagaagtacaCGACATCACCTCCCTACTATCCAAACCGGAAACAGAGGAAGACTGATTCacatgtttga